From one Candidatus Thioglobus sp. NP1 genomic stretch:
- a CDS encoding tagatose 1,6-diphosphate aldolase — protein MSKRDHFNQLLQNGKFAALAIDQGTSLKDIVKESKGASFTTADYFLFKKQIILNLGIDASSVLFDYDTYLSDPCFRSFETSKIIAYEDDAYNIDNKSRITLLPKILDHNDEIIKDFSAIKFFMYFNPDSDPIINNKKFKVIQHVGQICKSLDIPYLFEPLLYYDEGTEIDYQSYLLKKPVYIKYLYKEFSKEEYQIDIIKIEFPFNEAQVNGFENDGISSIYSYENCSEIMRECFGNSKIPFVFLSAGMKFNNFLHSLEIAKSSKIDFLGFLCGRSIWQDSIDIFCKSGQDSFMDWINLEGKQRVQKLKNVIIDN, from the coding sequence ATGAGTAAGCGAGATCATTTCAATCAACTTTTGCAGAATGGAAAATTTGCTGCACTAGCAATTGATCAAGGAACTAGCTTAAAAGATATTGTTAAAGAGAGTAAAGGTGCGTCGTTTACAACTGCAGACTATTTTCTTTTTAAGAAGCAAATAATTTTGAATCTTGGAATCGATGCTTCATCTGTTTTATTTGATTATGATACATACTTGAGTGACCCTTGCTTTAGAAGTTTTGAGACTTCTAAAATAATTGCATACGAAGATGATGCATACAATATAGATAATAAATCACGCATTACCTTGCTGCCAAAAATATTGGATCATAACGATGAAATCATAAAAGATTTTTCTGCTATTAAATTTTTTATGTACTTTAATCCAGACTCTGATCCAATCATTAATAATAAAAAATTTAAGGTAATTCAGCACGTTGGCCAAATCTGTAAAAGTCTAGATATACCTTATTTATTTGAACCACTTCTCTACTATGATGAAGGGACTGAAATCGATTATCAAAGTTATTTATTAAAAAAACCAGTCTATATTAAATACCTTTATAAGGAATTTTCTAAAGAGGAATATCAAATCGATATTATTAAGATTGAATTCCCTTTTAATGAGGCTCAAGTAAATGGATTTGAAAACGATGGCATTTCATCAATTTATAGCTATGAAAATTGCTCTGAAATAATGAGAGAATGCTTTGGGAATAGCAAAATACCATTTGTTTTTCTGAGTGCAGGGATGAAATTTAATAATTTTTTACATAGTTTGGAGATTGCTAAGAGTTCAAAAATAGATTTTTTAGGTTTTTTGTGTGGAAGGTCAATATGGCAAGATTCGATTGATATTTTCTGTAAATCTGGCCAAGATAGTTTTATGGATTGGATAAATTTAGAAGGAAAACAAC
- a CDS encoding dihydroxyacetone kinase subunit DhaK, which translates to MKKIINNKDKIVDDMLSGYTKANSDRVKFSQNSKRIILRSHPKSVDKTAILIGNGSGHEPIAMGWVGEGLLDANIIGDIFAAPSGDLIFEGIEIFKKNFGCILLISNHAGDVMNGEMAIELAKEDNINADLLLMYDDIASAPKGSEDQRRGGAGTTFIYKILGALSEEGEEKDTLLSLGRNVRDQTRTLSIAIDSGTSPISGEKIFHLDDDEVFIGMGVHGESGYGRQKISSSKKTIKFMMDKIFDDFHYKDGDIVIPFINGSGATTLMELLVIYNDVEEYLAQYKIKCFKPLVNEYITTQESAGFSISLLNSNEQMRNLWASPSSAPYFHL; encoded by the coding sequence ATGAAAAAAATTATAAATAATAAAGATAAGATAGTTGATGACATGCTAAGTGGCTATACAAAGGCTAATAGTGATAGAGTTAAATTTTCTCAAAATAGTAAAAGAATTATTTTAAGGAGCCATCCAAAGAGTGTTGATAAAACTGCCATTTTGATTGGTAATGGCTCAGGCCATGAGCCAATTGCTATGGGCTGGGTTGGTGAAGGGCTTTTAGATGCAAATATTATTGGAGATATTTTTGCTGCCCCATCTGGAGATTTAATTTTTGAAGGTATAGAAATCTTTAAGAAAAATTTTGGTTGTATTCTTTTAATATCTAACCATGCAGGTGACGTCATGAACGGTGAGATGGCTATTGAATTGGCCAAAGAAGATAATATTAATGCTGATTTATTATTGATGTATGACGATATTGCTTCTGCCCCCAAAGGGAGTGAAGATCAGAGGAGAGGTGGAGCTGGAACTACTTTTATTTATAAAATTTTGGGTGCTCTCTCAGAGGAGGGAGAAGAAAAAGATACTCTATTAAGTTTAGGTAGAAATGTAAGAGATCAAACTAGAACACTATCAATTGCAATTGATTCTGGTACTTCACCAATATCTGGAGAAAAAATATTTCACTTAGATGACGATGAAGTTTTTATTGGTATGGGCGTTCATGGAGAGTCTGGATATGGGCGACAAAAAATCTCTTCATCGAAAAAAACTATTAAGTTTATGATGGATAAAATATTTGATGATTTTCATTACAAAGATGGAGATATTGTGATTCCATTTATTAATGGATCTGGTGCAACCACTTTGATGGAACTATTAGTGATTTATAATGACGTTGAGGAGTATCTTGCCCAATATAAAATTAAATGCTTTAAGCCTCTAGTAAATGAATATATAACAACACAAGAAAGTGCTGGGTTTTCAATATCTTTACTAAACTCAAATGAACAAATGAGGAATCTCTGGGCCTCACCAAGTTCGGCACCATATTTTCATCTGTAA